From Quercus lobata isolate SW786 chromosome 1, ValleyOak3.0 Primary Assembly, whole genome shotgun sequence, one genomic window encodes:
- the LOC115981802 gene encoding putative neugrin-like protein DDB_G0288135 — MGTENKSKSHTNDNRGNNSRKRKPRYLPHNKAVKKKGSYPLRPGVQGFFITCDGGRERQASHEAINVIDSFYEELVHAKDSGVKLAELPNKPSNKKIKFSYSDSSSSDDDDDEEDEEEEDDKSDTRGDDTASHKSDTHGDDTASHKDVINQESNPQDAINQESDPHTKDDVNRGNQTEEKDNDNDGDGKNDENQPDNDNNGDGKNHENQPKETEEPPTKKQCVETVATKSVIHAKVEEKSIDKLIEAELEELGDKNKRRFFKLDTSCNGVVFIQMRKRDGEPSPINIVQHMMTSLASTRKHMSRFILRILPIEVACYASEEEISRAIKPLVAEYFPVETQNPQKFAVLYEAHANSGIDRMKIINAVAKSIPGPHKVDLKNPDKSIVVEIVKTVCLIGVVEKYKELAKYNIRQLTSSQP; from the exons ATGGGGACAGAGAACAAATCGAAGTCACACACGAACGACAACAGAGGCAACAACAGCAGGAAGAGAAAGCCGCGCTATCTTCCCCacaat AAGGCAGTCAAGAAGAAGGGTTCGTACCCATTAAGGCCAGGAGTACAAGGATTCTTTATCACCTGTGATGGTGGCCGAGAACGCCAGGCCTCTCATGAAGCCATTAACGTTATTGACTCT TTTTATGAAGAGCTAGTCCATGCGAAGGATTCGGGTGTGAAGCTTGCTGAGTTACCTAATAAACCTTCAAATAAGAAGATTAAGTTCTCATATTCTGACTCTTCTAGTagcgatgatgatgatgatgaggaggacGAGGAGGAGGAGGACGATAAATCAGATACTCGTGGGGATGATACTGCTAGTCATAAATCAGATACTCATGGGGATGATACTGCTAGTCATAAAGATGTGATAAATCAGGAGTCCAATCCTCAAGATGCAATAAATCAGGAGTCTGATCCTCATACAAAAGATGATGTGAACCGTGGAAATCAGACtgaagaaaaagataatgataATGACGGGGATGGTAAGAATGATGAGAATCAACCAGATAATGATAATAATGGGGATGGTAAGAATCATGAGAATCAACCAAAAGAAACTGAGGAGCCTCCAACAAAGAAACAATGTGTAGAAACGGTTGCAACGAAATCTGTGATCCATGCAAAAGTGGAGGAGAAGTCCATTGATAAACTAATTGAGGCTGAACTGGAAGAATTGGGAGATAAGAACAAG AGGCGCTTTTTCAAGCTTGATACATCTTGTAATGGTGTTGTCTTTATTCAAATGCGGAAAAGAGATGGAGAACCCAGCCCCATAAATATTGTGCAGCACATGATGACATCTCTTGCATCAACAAGGAAACACATGTCAAG GTTCATCTTACGGATATTACCTATTGAAGTGGCCTGCTATGCTTCTGAGGAAGAAATTTCAAGAGCAATCAAACCTCTTGTTGCAGAATATTTTCCAGTGGAAACTCAAAACCCACAAAAG TTTGCGGTATTGTATGAAGCCCATGCAAATAGTGGTATTGACCGGATGAAGATTATAAATGCAGTTGCAAAATCCATCCCTGGACCACATAAAGTTGATCTTAAAAATCCTGATAAATCCATTGTAGTTGAAATTGTCAAG ACTGTGTGCTTGATTGGGGTCGTTGAAAAGTACAAGGAACTGGCTAAGTACAACATAAGGCAGCTTACATCATCCCAACCATAA
- the LOC115950176 gene encoding uncharacterized protein LOC115950176: MAEMLLKAQKYMNAEDALAAIKDVEKPGDKTKKGDDRRGQKKECPDRRNNDGNRRKDDKGPRTIRFTPLVMPVDKILTQIKDEHYLKWPRPLHSSPNVCDKNKYCRFHKDHDYNTEDCRDLKEQIEDLIRKGKLQKYVKKGEYHKFVDDNKNQHGSSSRGDDRPSQPLQDVIEEIKTIIGGPFSRGSFKSLKKAYQRQVNSVHTIPPSKQQRIDRDMSFNEGDTKGVKQPHNDPLVIMLNIEGFNTKRILVDNGSSADIIYLPAFQQLKLDPRRLRPFDSPLVNFSGDRLTRQLDFLVVDCPSFYNVIIGRPTLNKWKAATSTYCLKVKFPTDNGVGEVKRDQVLARECYQAVLAAKENHTWMIEKKEEDIVEDLETVELVEGEANKTTNIGTTLSPEMRTRLIQFLKENIDVFAWSHKDMRA, encoded by the exons ATGGCGGAAATGCTCCTGAAggcacagaagtacatgaatgccGAGGATGCTCTAGCAGCCATAAAGGATGTAGAGAAACCAGGAGACAAGACAAAGAAGGGAGACGACCGTAGAGGTCAAAAGAAGGAATGTCCAGATCGTCGGAACAATGATGGGAATAGGAGAAAAGATGATAAAGGCCCTCGGACGATAAGATTCACGCCCCtagttatgcctgttgacaaaatcttaacgcagatcaaggacgaaCACTACCTCAAATGGCCAAGGCCATTACACTCATCCCCTAATGTCTGCGACAAGAACAAGTACTGCCGATTTCATAAAGACCACGACTATAACACAGAAGATTGTAGGGACCTTAAGGAGCAAATAGAAGACTTGATACGGAAAGGGAAGTTacagaaatatgtgaagaagggAGAGTATCATAAGTTTGTGGATGATAATAAGAACCAGCACGGATCTTCTTCCCGGGGTGACGACCGCCCGTCCCAACCCCTGCAGGATGTGATCGAGGAGATAAAGACTATTATAGGAGGGCCATTCTCAAGAGGATCATTTAAATCCCTCAAGAAAGCCTACCAGAGGCAAGTAAATAGTGTCCACACCATACCTCCGTCCAAGCAACAACGAATAGATCGAGACATGTCCTTTAATGAAGGGGACACCAAAGGAGTGAAGCAACCCCACAATGATCCTTTGGTCATAATGTTGAATATAGAGGGATTCAACACCAAGAGGATCCTCGTGGACAACGGCAGCTCCGCAGACATCATCTACCTTCCTGCCTTCCAACAGCTGAAGCTAGACCCAAGGAGACTACGCCCATTTGACTCTCCCCTCGTCAACTTTAGTGGAGACAGG TTGACCCGTCAGTTAGACTTCCTTGTGGTGGACTGCCCCTCATTCTATAACGTCATCATTGGAAGGCCCACACTCAACAAATGGAAAGCGGCGACGTCCACCTactgtttgaaggtaaaattcccaacagaTAATGGTGTCGGTGAAGTAAAAAGGGATCAGGTCCTGGCAAGGGAATGCTATCAAGCCGTCTTGGCTGCGAAGGAGAACCACACATGGATGAttgaaaagaaggaagaagatatAGTGGAGGACCTGGAAACAGTGGAATTGGTTGAAGGAGAAGCGAACAAGACAACAAATATAGGAACGACGCTAAGCCCTGAGATGAGAACAAGACTCATCCAAttccttaaagaaaatattgatgTCTTCGCATGGAGCCATAAGGACATGCGGGCATAG